From Poecile atricapillus isolate bPoeAtr1 chromosome Z, bPoeAtr1.hap1, whole genome shotgun sequence, one genomic window encodes:
- the MINAR2 gene encoding major intrinsically disordered NOTCH2-binding receptor 1-like yields MDLSVLPNNNHPDKFLQLEVKSLVKNSAFLPAKWAKFPEAALPGVQRWHNRIYLQREKTTVTELPGLDLNRDSQEIIDKSLGKHITPITLKSTIKSNPLYSDSHVDDDWEEKKKTPSWTVQDYDRQSLHSNLASHIKENPNDLQFWMGDIYTPGYDTLLKKEREKEHSKYCRIILLMVLAICILITVITLSLQAGSLKAKSSVISRKTANNASFSTALLREGLAERVKPFSPQVHYGLFQSDFTAVT; encoded by the exons ATGGACCTCTCCGTTTTGCCAAACAACAACCATCCCGATAAATTCCTGCAACTGGAGGTTAAATCTTTAGTGAAAAACTCTGCCTTTCTGCCAGCCAAATGGGCAAAATTCCCAGAAGCAGCTTTACCTGGAGTGCAGCGGTGGCACAACAGGATCTATTTACAG AGAGAAAAGACAACTGTCACTGAGCTGCCAGGCTTAGACTTGAACAGGGATAGTCAAGAAATAATAGATAAATCCCTGGGGAAACACATTACTCCCATCACCCTGAAATCCACAATCAAGAGCAACCCATTGTATAGTGATAGCCATGTGGATGATGActgggaggagaagaaaaagaccCCTTCCTGGACTGTGCAAGACTATGACAGACAGTCACTGCACTCTAACTTGGCCAGCCACATAAAG gAAAATCCTAATGATCTACAGTTCTGGATGGGGGATATTTATACTCCTGGATATGATACCTTgttaaaaaaggagagagaaaaagagcatTCAAAATATTGCCGAATCATTCTGCTCATGGTACTAGCCATTTGCATCCTAATTACCGTAATCACACTTA GCCTGCAGGCTGGAAGCCTAAAAGCAAAGAGCTCTGTAATTTCCAGGAAAACAGCCAATAATGCGAGTTTCTCAACTGCATTACTCCGTGAGGGCTTAGCTGAAAGGGTAAAGCCGTTTTCGCCCCAAGTTCACTACGGGCTGTTTCAGTCCGATTTCACTGCTGTCACCTAG